Below is a genomic region from Microbacterium sp. KUDC0406.
CGGCATCCGCTCTCCACGACGCCGAGCGAGAGCGCCTCGACAGCGCGATCCGCGATCTGCAGGCGGGCTCGCGCACCTGGGCGAGCCTGACGATCGCACAGCGGGTGACCCTGCTGCGCGCGGTGCGGACCAGCACGGCGGCGAACATCGAGGACTGGGCGCAGACGGCCGCGGAATCGAAGGGTCTGAATGCCGCGCACCCGCTGCGCGGCGAGGAGTGGCTGAGCGGTCCGTACAGCGTGCTCGGCGCGCTGGATGCGTACATCGACACGCTCACGAAGATGGCCGAGGGTCGCGGAGCACTCGACGGCATCCGGCTGAGCCGTGCGCCGGGCGGACGCGTCGCGGTGGACGCGTTCCCGCTGACCGGCAGCGACCGAATCCTGCTCAAGGGCTTCACGGGGCAGGTCTGGCTCGAACCCGGCATCACCCCGAACACCGCGCGCCGCGATGCCGGCCTCGGCCAGCTCTCCCCCGGCGAGAACGGCGGAGTCGGCCTGGTGCTCGGAGCCGGCAACATCACCTCGATCCCCGTGCTCGACGTGATGTACGAGCTGCTCGCGCACAACCGCGTCGCGCTGCTGAAGGTCAACCCCACCCAGGATGCGATGGTGCCGGTGTTCGAACGGGCGCTGGCGCCCCTGGTCGAACCGGGGCTGCTGCGCATCGTCAGCGGCGGGCCGGCGGTCGGCGCCTACCTCACCGGTCACGACGACCTGGTGCACGTGCACATCACCGGCTCGGCGGCGACGTTCGACGCGATCGTGTGGGGCCCTTCGACCGGCTCAGGAGCCCAGAAGGCAGCCGCCAAGCGCCGCCGCCGCGAGAACCGCCCGCAGCTGACGAAGCCGATCACCGCCGAGCTCGGCGGCGTCTCGCCGATCATCGTGGTGCCCGGCGAATGGTCCGACGCCGACATCACGTTCCAGGCCGAGCACGTCGCGACGATGCGCCTGCAGAACTGCGGGCACAACTGCATCGCCGGTCAGGTCGTGCTGATGTCGGCCGACTGGCCCCAGAAGGAGCAGTTCCGCGCCGCGCTGCGCCGCGCGTACGCCGCGGCTCCCGATCGTCCGATCTGGTACCCGAACTCGGATGTCCGGATGTCGCAGGCCGCAGGTGACTACCCCGACGCGCTGCAGCTCGCCGACCGTCTGCTGGTCGAGATCGGCGCGGACGACGACGCGAGGGCGCTGGAGAACACCGAGTACTTCGCGCCCGTGCTGGGCGTGGAGGAGCTGCCCGGACTGGGTCAGGAGTTCCTCGACGGCGCGATCGCGCACGCGAACGAGAGGCTGCAGGGCACACTTGGCGCGAACGTGATCATCGACCTGGCGACCGAGAAGGGTCTCGGCAGCGGGTTCGGCCGTGCGATCGCCGCGCTGCACTACGGTTCGATCGCCGTGAACACCTGGACAGCTTTCGGGTTCATCACCCCGACCATGACCTGGGCGCGTTCCCCGGCAACACGATCCAGGACGTCGGCAGCGGCCTCGGCGTGGTGCACAACGCACTGCTGCTCGACGGTGTGGAGCGCTCGGTGGTACGAGGACCGTTCCGTCCGTTCCCCCGGTCGTTGGCTCCGATGCGTACGAGCTCTGGGTCCCTGAGCCTATCGAAGGGCACGATCCTGCCGAAGCCGCCGTGGTTCGTCTCGGCCCGCACGGCCGCGACCGTGAGCGAGGGCCTGACCCGCTTCCGCGCCGAGGGCGGCATCGGCACCCTCGTGAAGACGCTGCTCGCGGCGCTGCGCGCCTGACGGCTTCCCTTCCCTGGTCGTTGAACTCCTCAGGTCTGCTGACAGCGTTTCGTCTCGCTCCGCTCGCTCAACGACCAAGACAACGGCGAGCCCTCCAGGTCGTTGAGCGAGCGACGAAGGAGCGAGACGAAACGCCGTGACGTGCCTGCCGGACGCAGCGCGCTCAACGACCAAGACAACGGCGAGCCCTCCAGGTCGTTGAGCGAGCGACGAAGGAGCGAGACGAAACGCCGTGACGTGCCTGCCGGACGCAGTGCGTTTCGTCTCTGCGTTTCGACTCGCCTACGGCTCGCTCAACGACCAGAGATCGGGCGGAACGCGTCGGTCGCGGCGCGCAGCGCCGCGGCGATGCCGGGCTCGGAGGCCGAATGGCCGGCGTCGTCGACCACGACGAACTCCGCCTCGGGCCAGGCGGTGTGCAGATCCCAGGCGGTCATCATCGGCGTGCACACGTCGTGCCGTCCCTGCACGATCACGGCCGGGATGTGCCGGATGACGTCGACACCGTCGATCAGCTGCCCCTCCCGCATCCACCCGCCGTGCAGGAAGTAGTGGTTCTCGATCCGTGCGAACGCGGTCGCGTGCGCCGCCTCGGTGGCGGACGCGATCTGCGCGGCATCCGGACGCAGCGTGACGGTCGACGCCTCCCATCGCGTCCATGCGATCGCCGCGGGGACGTGCACCGCGGGATCGGGGTCGCTGAGCCGCCGGTGGTACGCCTCGATCAGTCTGTTGCGCTCGAGCACTGGGATCGGCGCGAGGTAGTCCTCCCACAGGTCGGGGAACAGCGCCGATGCGCCGCCCTCGTAGAACCACTCCAGCTCGTGCCTGCGCAGCGTGAAGATGCCGCGCAGCACCAGCTCGGTCACCGAGTCCGGATGCGTCTGCGCGTAGGCCAGTGCGAGGGTGCTGCCCCAGGATCCGCCGAACACCTGCCATGCCGTGATGCCGAGGTTGCGTCGCAGCAGCTCGATGTCGGCGACAAGATGCCAGGTGGTGTTGAACCGCAGGTCGGCAGCCGGATCGCTCACGTGCGGAGTGCTCCTGCCGCATCCGCGCTGGTCGAACAGCACGATGCGGTAGACCTCGGGGTCGAAGAACCGCCGGTGCCAGGCGGCGGTGCCGCCACCGGGCCCGCCGTGCAGGAACACGACCGGCTTGCCGTCGGGGTTGCCGCTCTGCTCCCAGTGGACACGGTTGCCGTCGCCGACGATGAGCTCGCCGGTCTCGTACGGTTCGATCGGCGGATACAGCACGTCCAGATCCATTCTTCACCCCCGGTCGTGCGGACTGCGTTCCCCTTCAACCTAGCCGGATGCTACAGCTGGTTCCCCGGCACCGAGAAGGTGTCGCAGACGCCGAGTCCGTTCTTGTACCCGTTCGCGAACCAGTACTGTCGCTGCTCGCTCGATCCGTGCGTCCAGCTCTCGGGGTTGACGAAGCCGGACTGCTGCTGGATGTGATCGTCACCGACCGTGAACGCCGCGTTCAGCGCGTCCTTCACCTGCGCGTCGGTGGGCTTCTCGAGATACGGGTTCCCGTTCTTGTCCTTCTGCTCGGTGACATCGCCCAGCCAGGCCCCCGCGTAGCAGTCGGCCTGCAGTTCGGTGCGCACTCCGTTGCTGGTGGGCCCCGTGCCGTTGTCGGGGTGTCTGTCCATCGTCCCGGTGATGTTCTGGATGTGGTGCCCCCACTCGTGCCCGACGATGTACAGCTGCGCGAGGCCGTCGGCGGAGGCGCCGAACTGCTGCCGCATCAGCTGGAAGAACGTCGGGTCGATGTACACGCCCTGCTCGGGCGGGCAGTAGAACGGCCCCACCGCATTCGAGGCGGTGCCGCACTGGGTGGGCGTCTGGCCGTCGACGACCGTCAGGGTGGGCTCGACGTAGCCCTCGACGTGCTGCGCCCAGTAGTCGTTGAGCACAACCTCGGCCCCGGCCATGCGGCAGTCGTCGCGGGTGTTCGCGTCTTCTCCGGTGTCGCAGTCGCTCAGGGTGCCGTCGCCGGCGGCGGGCTGCTGCGAGCCCTGGTCGAGCCCGCCGACCAGACCCGAGAGATCGATGCCGAAGAGCGGACCGGCGAGCAGTGCCAGGATGCCGATGATGCCCACGGCCCCGCCGCCGGCGATCGCCGTCGTGCGCCCCCGGCGACGCGTCTTGTTGCCGGAGATGTCGGCATCCGGATTGAACGTCATGCAGAAAAGGTACCCCGCGCAGCGGGCTGCGCACACGGCATAGGCTCGGTTCATGGCGACCACCATCACCCTCACCGGAGCCGGCGGACAGATCGGCTACGCACTGCTGTTCCGCATCGCGGCGGGCGACCTGCTCGGCCCGGACGAGCGCGTCCGGCTGCGACTGCTCGAGATCCCGCAGGGGCTGAAGGCGGCCGAGGGCGCTGCGCTCGAACTGCAGGACGCCGCCTTCGACCTGCTCGACGACGTCGAGGTCACCGCCGACCCCGCCGTCGGGTTCGACGGGGCCAACCTCGCCCTGCTGGTCGGCGCCCGCCCGCGCGGACCGGGCATGGAGCGAGGTGACCTGCTCGCGGCGAACGGCGGGATCTTCGCGCCCCAGGGGCGTGCGATCGCCGCGCACGCGGCATCCGATGTCCGCGTGAGCGTCGTGGGCAACCCGGCCAACACGAACGCCCTGATCGCCGCCGCCGCGGCCGACGGTGTGCCGGACGAGAGATTCAGCGCGCTGACCCGGCTCGATGAGAACCGCGCCAGGGCGCAGCTCGCCGCGGTTCTCGATGCTCCGGTGCGCGGCATCCGACGGGTGACGATCTGGGGAAACCACTCCGCGACCCAGTACCCGGACGTCTCGCACGCGACCGTGGACGGGCGGCCGGTGACCGATGCTCTGTCCGAGCGCGTCGGCGACGTCGAGACCTGGCTCGACGGCACCTTCATCCCCGGGTCGCGCAGCGCGGCGCCGAGATCATCGAGGTCCGAGGGTCGTCATCGGTCGCATCGGCGGCGAGCGCGACCATCGACCATGTCCGCGACTGGGTGCGCGGCACCGACTGGACGAGCGCCGCCGTCGTCTCCCGCGGAGAGTACGGTGTACCGGAAGGCCTCGTCTCCTCGTTCCCGGTGCGCTCCGCCGGCGACCGCTGGGAGATCATCGAGGGACTGGAGATCGACGATCGTTCGCGGATGCGCATCGACGCCTCCGTCGCAGAGCTCACCGGCGAGCGCGAAGCCGTGCGTGCGCTGGGACTGGTCTGAGCAGGCATCCGCTTCCGCGCGAGTCGGGCAGAATAGAGGAGGAGGTACGGCGATGGATGACGTGATGAACACCCCGGAACGCCCCGCGGCGATCGAGGACGCACTGACCAGCCCGCTGAACCTGCCGCACGTGGCCGCGCAGTGCCCGAAGTGCTTCACCGAGCTGCAGCAGAACGACAACTGGTGGTCGGCCCGCCCCGACGGCGCACGTCTGGTCGGTCTCGTCGTCAGCCGCGAGGGCATGCCCTCGGTGGTCGGGCAGCGTGACGACCTCACCCGCTTCGGGGTGCCGATCGAGGGGTTCCGGCATCCGGCCCCCGAGATCCTGGAGAGCTGGGGCGATCGCCTCGCGCGTCTCATCGACACCCTCCGCCCGGGCGATGTGCTCGTGGTCGCGACCATCCACGCACTGGGCCGCGACATCGACGAGGAGACCCGCACGGTCGCCGAGCTGCGCCGCCGCGGCATCATGGTCAAGGTGCTGAACCATCACGCGCGGCATCTCGCCGACGCCGGTCGCTGAGCACCGCGCAGATCAGCCGTTCGCGGCGAAGAGTTCTTCGCGCAGCGACGGCGGATGCTCCGCGCTGAAGTACGACGCCGCGACGAACTCGTCGAACAGCGCGCACATCATATTCTCGAGCTCGCCCAGCGGCGTGGACAAGCGCACCACCAGCATCTGCTTGGTGCCGGGAACGGGAATCCAGTAGTCGGCGACCAGCCGCAGGGTGCCGTCGGCCTCGCTGCCGTCCTGGACGGGCTCGACGCGGTGCGTGCGCAGCGCCTGAGCGGAGGGCCCGCGCACCTCGACCATCGAGGCGTGCGCGACCGGGTCGATCCGCTTCAGCCCCTCGGCCAGCACGGCCAGCACCTTCTGCGGTGACGTGCCGATCGCGGGACTCATCCGCAGGTCGGCCGGCTCGAAGACGAGCAGTGTCACCGGCAGCGGCGTGCCGGCGACGATCTCGGTCGCGAACATGATCGCGCGCACGTCGCCCTGCGCGCCGGCCGCGACGGCCTCCTCGAGCTGACGACGCACCCGCGCACGCTCCGCGGCGCGGTCGTCGGCAGCGCCGACGGCGTCCTTCGCGATCCGGCGGACGGATGCCGCCGGTGGCATCCTCACTGGAGAGGTCGACCGAGAACCAGCGCCCTGGCAGGCGGAAGCGCAGCTCGGGGCGGCTCACTCCGGCGCCGTCCAGGCGCCGTAACGGAACTTCATGTCCGCCACGCTGACACCCCCTTGGCCGGCGTTCGTGACGGTGAGAGGGGCGAGCTCCGCGGCCGCCGCCCGGAGGTCGACGGGATCCTCCTCGTCGGCTGTTGTGACGCCGGCGACCAGCTTGATGGTCCCCGGTTCCCACGGCAGGGTCAGCCAGATCGTCTCGATGAC
It encodes:
- a CDS encoding aldehyde dehydrogenase family protein, producing MTSPAPAKSATPPASALHDAERERLDSAIRDLQAGSRTWASLTIAQRVTLLRAVRTSTAANIEDWAQTAAESKGLNAAHPLRGEEWLSGPYSVLGALDAYIDTLTKMAEGRGALDGIRLSRAPGGRVAVDAFPLTGSDRILLKGFTGQVWLEPGITPNTARRDAGLGQLSPGENGGVGLVLGAGNITSIPVLDVMYELLAHNRVALLKVNPTQDAMVPVFERALAPLVEPGLLRIVSGGPAVGAYLTGHDDLVHVHITGSAATFDAIVWGPSTGSGAQKAAAKRRRRENRPQLTKPITAELGGVSPIIVVPGEWSDADITFQAEHVATMRLQNCGHNCIAGQVVLMSADWPQKEQFRAALRRAYAAAPDRPIWYPNSDVRMSQAAGDYPDALQLADRLLVEIGADDDARALENTEYFAPVLGVEELPGLGQEFLDGAIAHANERLQGTLGANVIIDLATEKGLGSGFGRAIAALHYGSIAVNTWTAFGFITPTMTWARSPATRSRTSAAASAWCTTHCCSTVWSARWYEDRSVRSPGRWLRCVRALGP
- the ypfJ gene encoding KPN_02809 family neutral zinc metallopeptidase; this translates as MTFNPDADISGNKTRRRGRTTAIAGGGAVGIIGILALLAGPLFGIDLSGLVGGLDQGSQQPAAGDGTLSDCDTGEDANTRDDCRMAGAEVVLNDYWAQHVEGYVEPTLTVVDGQTPTQCGTASNAVGPFYCPPEQGVYIDPTFFQLMRQQFGASADGLAQLYIVGHEWGHHIQNITGTMDRHPDNGTGPTSNGVRTELQADCYAGAWLGDVTEQKDKNGNPYLEKPTDAQVKDALNAAFTVGDDHIQQQSGFVNPESWTHGSSEQRQYWFANGYKNGLGVCDTFSVPGNQL
- the pip gene encoding prolyl aminopeptidase → MDLDVLYPPIEPYETGELIVGDGNRVHWEQSGNPDGKPVVFLHGGPGGGTAAWHRRFFDPEVYRIVLFDQRGCGRSTPHVSDPAADLRFNTTWHLVADIELLRRNLGITAWQVFGGSWGSTLALAYAQTHPDSVTELVLRGIFTLRRHELEWFYEGGASALFPDLWEDYLAPIPVLERNRLIEAYHRRLSDPDPAVHVPAAIAWTRWEASTVTLRPDAAQIASATEAAHATAFARIENHYFLHGGWMREGQLIDGVDVIRHIPAVIVQGRHDVCTPMMTAWDLHTAWPEAEFVVVDDAGHSASEPGIAAALRAATDAFRPISGR
- a CDS encoding recombinase family protein translates to MDDVMNTPERPAAIEDALTSPLNLPHVAAQCPKCFTELQQNDNWWSARPDGARLVGLVVSREGMPSVVGQRDDLTRFGVPIEGFRHPAPEILESWGDRLARLIDTLRPGDVLVVATIHALGRDIDEETRTVAELRRRGIMVKVLNHHARHLADAGR